In Janthinobacterium sp. J1-1, a single genomic region encodes these proteins:
- a CDS encoding CatA-like O-acetyltransferase, whose product MILPGLPASASIVYTRRMKNFEKRRDRYELFSSFENPLVNINFLLDVPDFRPWCKARQIPVFHFFLYCVLNTVKQSDNFMYRILDGEVIKIDDFPASYTVINADDNLNYTRFEMTDQLDLFIARSLDAKRIAEASAKLINTGEGESVREQRHNIFITSLPWLDLRAIEHPVYRHGDADIPCISWGKFGPGVDGRMAVPFSVQAHHGFVDGYHIQKLAQAIAQRIAGLIA is encoded by the coding sequence ATGATCCTGCCGGGCTTGCCCGCCAGCGCATCCATCGTCTACACTCGCCGCATGAAAAATTTTGAAAAGCGGCGCGACCGCTATGAGCTGTTCAGCTCGTTTGAAAATCCCCTGGTCAATATCAATTTCCTGCTCGACGTGCCGGACTTCCGGCCCTGGTGCAAGGCGCGCCAGATTCCCGTGTTCCACTTTTTCCTGTATTGCGTGCTGAACACGGTCAAGCAAAGCGACAACTTCATGTACCGCATCCTGGACGGCGAAGTCATCAAGATCGATGACTTTCCCGCTTCCTACACCGTCATCAATGCGGACGACAACCTGAACTATACGCGCTTCGAGATGACGGACCAGCTCGACCTGTTTATCGCCCGCAGCCTGGACGCCAAGCGCATCGCCGAAGCTTCAGCCAAGCTGATCAATACCGGCGAAGGCGAGAGCGTGCGCGAGCAGCGCCACAATATCTTTATTACCAGCCTGCCGTGGCTCGACCTGCGCGCCATCGAGCACCCGGTCTACCGCCACGGCGACGCCGATATTCCGTGCATTAGCTGGGGCAAGTTTGGCCCGGGCGTCGATGGCCGCATGGCGGTGCCGTTTTCGGTGCAGGCCCACCACGGCTTTGTCGACGGCTACCATATCCAGAAGCTGGCGCAGGCGATCGCGCAGCGTATTGCCGGGCTGATCGCCTAA
- a CDS encoding MFS transporter translates to MRRRSLFAACGAHAVHDGLTDAIYVLLPLWQAQFALSYAMVGLLRASYSGMMAGFQLLASRLAKRWGRERMLVAGTALAGLAYLLAGLAGGLAVLLLALLLGGLGASVQHPLASSIVTDTHEAGGGVKEALSQYNFAGDIGKTLIPALVGLLLLVCSWQASVGLLGLLGLAAAALLWWLLPKPEELRASQQAVRKAIAGKDARGGFHALLATGTLDSAVRMGFLTFLPFLLKSKGAGTAGIGVALSLLFVGGAFGKLLCGYLEARIGMMKTVWLTESMTSLLIVLALWLPLAAIMAMLPLLGLALNGTSSVLYGMVPELAAPGKREQAFALFYTGSIGGGAVAPVLFGALGDATGVPLALLALAAMLLLTLPLAWRVQRDLQA, encoded by the coding sequence ATGCGCCGGCGCTCGCTGTTTGCCGCCTGCGGCGCGCACGCCGTGCACGACGGCCTGACGGATGCGATCTATGTCCTGCTGCCGCTGTGGCAGGCCCAGTTTGCCCTCAGTTACGCCATGGTGGGGCTGTTGCGCGCATCGTATTCGGGCATGATGGCCGGTTTCCAGCTGCTGGCCAGCCGCCTGGCCAAGCGCTGGGGACGCGAACGCATGCTGGTGGCGGGCACGGCGCTGGCGGGCCTGGCCTATCTGCTGGCGGGGCTGGCCGGTGGCCTGGCGGTATTGCTGCTGGCGCTGCTGCTGGGCGGCCTGGGCGCCAGCGTGCAGCATCCGCTGGCCTCGTCGATCGTCACCGACACGCACGAGGCGGGCGGCGGCGTGAAGGAGGCGCTGTCGCAATACAATTTCGCCGGCGATATCGGCAAGACCCTGATCCCGGCCCTGGTCGGCTTGCTGCTGCTGGTATGCAGCTGGCAGGCCAGCGTCGGCCTGCTGGGGCTGCTGGGCCTGGCCGCCGCCGCCTTGCTGTGGTGGCTGTTGCCCAAGCCGGAAGAGCTGCGGGCCAGCCAGCAAGCCGTGCGCAAAGCCATCGCCGGCAAGGATGCCCGGGGCGGCTTTCATGCGCTGCTGGCGACCGGCACGCTCGACAGCGCCGTGCGCATGGGTTTTCTCACCTTTCTGCCATTCCTGCTGAAAAGCAAGGGCGCCGGCACGGCGGGCATCGGCGTGGCTTTGTCGCTGCTGTTCGTCGGCGGTGCTTTCGGCAAGTTGCTGTGCGGCTATCTGGAGGCGCGCATCGGCATGATGAAGACCGTCTGGCTGACCGAATCGATGACGTCGCTGTTGATCGTGCTGGCGCTGTGGCTGCCGCTGGCCGCCATCATGGCCATGCTGCCCTTGCTGGGCCTGGCGCTGAACGGCACCTCGTCGGTGTTGTACGGCATGGTGCCGGAACTGGCCGCGCCCGGCAAGCGCGAGCAGGCTTTCGCCCTGTTCTATACGGGCAGCATTGGCGGCGGCGCGGTCGCGCCGGTGCTGTTCGGCGCGCTCGGCGACGCCACCGGTGTACCGCTGGCCTTGCTGGCGCTGGCCGCCATGTTGCTGCTGACCTTGCCGCTGGCCTGGCGCGTGCAACGGGATTTGCAGGCATGA
- a CDS encoding pentapeptide MXKDX repeat protein produces MKTTITAIIATAIFMSGAALAQDAMKKDPMAKDASADAMLKDAMHKDGMGKDGMAKPMPKKHMKKDAMAKDGMMKKDEMKKDEMKKDGMAR; encoded by the coding sequence ATGAAAACCACCATCACCGCCATTATCGCCACCGCCATCTTCATGTCGGGCGCCGCCCTGGCCCAGGATGCCATGAAGAAAGACCCGATGGCGAAAGATGCCTCGGCCGACGCCATGCTCAAGGACGCCATGCACAAGGACGGCATGGGGAAAGACGGCATGGCCAAGCCGATGCCGAAGAAGCACATGAAAAAAGATGCCATGGCCAAGGACGGCATGATGAAAAAAGATGAAATGAAAAAAGACGAGATGAAGAAGGATGGCATGGCCAGATAA
- a CDS encoding molybdopterin-dependent oxidoreductase, whose protein sequence is MLADALRQVAQPSRRQFLQRSLSLGGLSLLTGCNISDQASVDAALATVSRFNDRVQGWLFDPSRLAPTYPDSMITRPFPFNAYYGEDDVEQVDGDAWRLELSGLVANKKPWGLPQLRALPQQTQVTRHICVEGWSAIGKWGGVPFAHFLDLVGADKTAKYIGFKCADDYFTSIDMATALHPQTIMALSWDGQPLPPKYGYPMKLRMPTKLGYKNPKHVQAIFVTNTYPGGYWEDQGYNWFGGS, encoded by the coding sequence ATGCTGGCCGACGCCCTGCGCCAGGTCGCGCAACCGTCGCGGCGGCAATTCCTGCAGCGCAGCCTGAGCCTGGGCGGCCTGTCCTTGCTGACTGGCTGCAATATCAGCGACCAGGCCAGCGTGGACGCCGCCCTGGCGACGGTGTCGCGCTTCAATGACCGGGTGCAAGGCTGGCTGTTCGACCCGTCCAGGCTGGCGCCGACGTATCCCGATTCCATGATCACCCGGCCGTTCCCGTTCAATGCCTATTACGGCGAGGATGACGTGGAGCAGGTCGACGGTGACGCCTGGCGCCTGGAATTGAGTGGCCTGGTGGCGAACAAAAAGCCATGGGGCCTGCCGCAACTGCGCGCCTTGCCGCAGCAGACGCAGGTCACGCGCCATATCTGCGTGGAAGGCTGGAGTGCCATCGGCAAGTGGGGCGGCGTGCCGTTCGCCCATTTCCTTGATCTGGTCGGCGCCGACAAGACGGCGAAATACATCGGCTTCAAGTGCGCCGACGACTACTTCACCAGCATCGACATGGCCACCGCCCTGCATCCGCAAACCATCATGGCGCTGAGCTGGGACGGGCAGCCGCTGCCGCCCAAGTACGGTTATCCCATGAAGCTGCGCATGCCGACCAAGCTTGGCTACAAGAATCCCAAGCATGTGCAGGCCATTTTCGTCACCAATACCTATCCGGGAGGGTATTGGGAAGACCAGGGTTATAACTGGTTTGGCGGTTCCTGA
- a CDS encoding cytochrome b/b6 domain-containing protein: protein MAAHAASGAVIHPAWLRLTHWLNAMAVVLLAASGWRIYNAAPFFPFELPRALTLGGWLGGALQWHFAAMWLLLANGALYLLINIATGRLRRQFFPLSPGALLRDMSAALRGKLAHADPRHYNMVQRAAYLFVMLDCVLLVLSGLVLWKSVQFPLLRELLGGYESARRVHFFAMAALVGFVVVHLVMVALVPRTLLAMLRGR from the coding sequence ATGGCCGCCCATGCCGCAAGTGGCGCCGTGATACACCCCGCCTGGCTGCGCCTGACGCACTGGCTCAATGCGATGGCCGTGGTGCTGCTGGCCGCCAGCGGCTGGCGCATTTATAACGCGGCGCCGTTCTTTCCGTTTGAACTGCCGCGCGCGCTCACCCTGGGTGGCTGGCTGGGCGGCGCGCTGCAATGGCATTTCGCCGCCATGTGGCTGTTGCTTGCCAACGGCGCGCTGTATCTGCTCATCAATATCGCCACCGGACGGCTGCGTCGCCAGTTCTTTCCCCTGTCGCCAGGGGCACTGCTGCGGGACATGTCCGCCGCGCTGCGGGGCAAGCTGGCCCATGCTGATCCGCGCCATTACAACATGGTCCAGCGCGCCGCCTATCTGTTCGTCATGCTGGACTGCGTGCTGCTGGTGCTGTCTGGACTGGTGCTGTGGAAATCGGTGCAGTTTCCTCTGCTGCGCGAGCTGCTGGGTGGCTACGAGAGCGCGCGCCGCGTGCATTTTTTCGCCATGGCGGCGCTGGTGGGCTTTGTGGTGGTGCACCTGGTGATGGTGGCGCTGGTGCCGCGCACCTTGCTCGCCATGCTGCGCGGACGTTAG
- a CDS encoding DUF1223 domain-containing protein, translating into MNIKHRLAATVVPILLSAMAAQAAAAPRCEVASGPRTAALVELYSSEGCSSCPPADQRLNALRKEAGAAGLVVPLALHVTYWDRIGWADPLAQPPFDARQADLLRDQPRHVAYTPQFFVGGKEVRGWDAQLPAAIARINATPAAVNLRLSAMPGQDGKLLLEAHAAAVDGRTGGKLYLAVSESGIVSQVLRGANRGATLRHDAAVRLWLGPVPLDQGRASLRREVRLPPGWRQDRLQAVAFVQQVEGSTILQAVGMTPCARGAL; encoded by the coding sequence ATGAATATCAAGCACCGCCTGGCAGCAACTGTTGTACCCATCCTGCTGTCGGCCATGGCGGCGCAGGCGGCCGCCGCGCCGCGCTGCGAAGTGGCCAGCGGCCCCCGCACGGCGGCGCTGGTGGAACTGTACAGCAGCGAAGGCTGCTCCAGCTGCCCGCCCGCCGACCAGCGCCTGAACGCCTTGCGCAAGGAAGCCGGTGCGGCCGGTCTGGTGGTGCCGCTGGCCCTGCATGTCACCTACTGGGACCGCATCGGCTGGGCCGATCCGCTGGCGCAGCCGCCGTTCGACGCACGCCAGGCCGACTTGCTGCGTGACCAGCCTCGCCACGTGGCGTACACGCCGCAGTTTTTTGTCGGCGGCAAGGAGGTGCGCGGCTGGGATGCGCAGTTGCCGGCCGCCATTGCCCGCATCAATGCGACGCCCGCCGCCGTCAATCTGCGCCTGTCGGCCATGCCGGGGCAGGACGGCAAGCTGCTGCTCGAAGCGCACGCGGCCGCCGTCGATGGACGCACCGGCGGCAAGTTGTACCTGGCCGTCAGCGAAAGCGGCATCGTCTCGCAAGTGCTGCGTGGCGCGAACCGCGGCGCCACCCTGCGCCATGACGCGGCCGTGCGGCTATGGCTGGGGCCGGTGCCGCTGGACCAGGGCCGCGCCAGCCTGCGCCGCGAAGTACGCCTGCCACCGGGCTGGCGCCAGGACCGGCTGCAGGCGGTTGCATTTGTCCAGCAAGTCGAAGGCAGCACCATCTTGCAAGCCGTCGGCATGACGCCCTGCGCGCGGGGAGCGCTGTGA
- a CDS encoding sigma-70 family RNA polymerase sigma factor yields the protein MQRIPVSEQLHGTELRLHGLMLRGLDGDAQAYRGFLQATSAHLRAYFRRRLQRWPDEVEDLVQECLLAIHNQRLTYDTGVPLTSWIHAIARYKLIDWLRRHARRDALHTPYDEDDDAQALFSSADGDAAEASRDLARLLATLPAQQRDAIVHTKLDGWSVRETAGAMRISEASVKVAVHRGLKALAANLRMTTT from the coding sequence ATGCAACGAATACCTGTCAGTGAGCAACTGCACGGCACCGAATTGCGCCTGCATGGCCTGATGCTGCGCGGACTCGATGGCGATGCACAGGCGTATCGCGGCTTTTTGCAGGCGACCAGCGCCCATTTGCGCGCCTATTTTCGCCGGCGCCTGCAGCGCTGGCCGGACGAGGTGGAAGACCTGGTGCAGGAATGTTTGCTGGCCATCCACAACCAGCGCCTGACCTACGATACGGGCGTGCCGCTGACGTCGTGGATCCATGCGATCGCCCGCTACAAGCTGATCGACTGGCTGCGCCGGCACGCGCGGCGCGATGCGCTGCATACGCCATATGACGAGGACGACGATGCGCAGGCGCTGTTTTCCAGCGCCGACGGGGACGCGGCCGAGGCCAGCCGCGACCTGGCCAGGCTGCTGGCCACCCTGCCGGCGCAGCAGCGCGACGCCATCGTGCATACCAAGCTCGACGGCTGGTCCGTGCGCGAGACGGCCGGCGCCATGCGCATATCGGAAGCCAGCGTCAAGGTGGCCGTGCATCGCGGCCTGAAGGCGCTGGCAGCCAATTTAAGGATGACAACGACATGA
- a CDS encoding DUF1109 domain-containing protein, whose amino-acid sequence MKTDDLIAMLASGPDVAATAPPGARWRTAATLGAGLLASVALMAGLLGVRPNLAQLALRPDFWIKVGFVAAVCLAAWHASRRLGLPGANTRSLLPWLALPLLLIWALGAVTVATAAPEQRAELFWGATWRSCPLLIAMLSLPMLAAVLRAMRQLAPTRLRLAGAAAGFAAGSTAALVYCLHCPEMAASFVGVWYVLGMLAPGAIGALLGPKVLAW is encoded by the coding sequence ATGAAAACCGATGACTTGATCGCCATGCTGGCCAGCGGACCCGACGTGGCCGCCACCGCACCGCCGGGCGCGCGCTGGCGCACCGCCGCCACCCTGGGCGCGGGCCTGCTGGCCAGCGTGGCCCTGATGGCCGGTTTGCTTGGCGTGCGGCCCAACCTGGCGCAACTGGCGCTGCGGCCGGACTTCTGGATCAAGGTCGGCTTTGTGGCCGCCGTCTGCCTGGCGGCCTGGCATGCGAGCCGCCGCCTGGGCCTGCCTGGCGCGAATACCCGCAGCCTGCTGCCCTGGCTCGCCCTGCCCCTGCTGCTGATATGGGCGCTGGGCGCCGTCACCGTCGCCACGGCGGCGCCGGAGCAGCGCGCCGAGCTGTTCTGGGGCGCCACCTGGCGCAGCTGCCCGTTGCTGATCGCCATGCTGTCGCTGCCGATGCTGGCCGCCGTGCTGCGCGCCATGCGCCAGCTGGCGCCCACCCGTTTGCGCCTGGCGGGCGCGGCCGCCGGCTTTGCCGCCGGCAGCACGGCCGCCCTCGTGTATTGTCTGCATTGCCCGGAAATGGCCGCCAGCTTTGTCGGCGTCTGGTATGTGCTGGGCATGCTGGCACCAGGCGCCATCGGCGCCCTGCTGGGTCCCAAAGTGCTGGCCTGGTAA
- a CDS encoding DUF4331 domain-containing protein, with the protein MSLMQSKTALGAAILGNLLAMAFAPSAFASSHREAPFITQNPKVDATDFYMFRSYEAGRGAYTTLVADYVPLQDAYGGPNYFTMDPQALYEIHIDNNGDGKEDITFQFRFTNTIKDAQFTVGGKKVSIPLAINGGAIDTVNPAGLNVRETYSVTVVRGDRRSGTRTAVTNASGGGTTFDKPIDNIGNKSIPNYAAYAAQHVYAVNIPGCATPARMFVGQRKDPFVVNLGETFDLINIKAPATEFAANAESATKDDLAKKNVTAIEMEVPTSCLTAGADPVIGGWTTASLRQGRLLNPAPGTTTTASKEGGAWVQVSRLGMPLVNELVIGLKDKDRFNASKPSGDAQFADYVTNPTAPALVEVLFGSAGAKAPTNFPRNDLVATFLTGIKGVNQPTTVTASEMLRLNTSIAATGVGAQNRLGVIGGDNAGFPNGRRPGDDVVDVVLRVAMGKLCTLNIGCVPADAPAGGLHFTDGAFLDETSFTAGFPYLKTPIAGSPQL; encoded by the coding sequence ATGTCTTTAATGCAATCGAAAACCGCACTGGGCGCCGCCATCCTCGGCAATCTGTTGGCCATGGCGTTTGCGCCATCGGCCTTCGCTTCCAGCCACCGCGAAGCACCGTTCATCACGCAAAACCCCAAGGTCGACGCCACCGACTTCTATATGTTCCGCAGCTATGAAGCGGGCCGCGGCGCCTACACCACCCTGGTGGCCGACTATGTGCCGCTGCAGGACGCCTATGGCGGCCCGAACTATTTCACCATGGACCCGCAGGCCCTGTACGAAATCCATATCGATAACAACGGCGACGGCAAGGAAGACATCACCTTCCAGTTCCGCTTCACCAACACCATCAAGGACGCCCAGTTCACCGTCGGCGGCAAGAAAGTCTCGATTCCACTGGCCATCAACGGCGGCGCCATCGACACCGTCAACCCGGCCGGCCTGAACGTGCGCGAGACCTACAGCGTCACCGTGGTGCGCGGCGACCGGCGCAGCGGCACCCGCACGGCGGTTACCAATGCCAGCGGCGGCGGCACCACCTTCGACAAGCCCATCGACAATATCGGCAACAAGTCCATCCCCAACTACGCGGCCTATGCGGCCCAGCACGTGTATGCCGTCAATATTCCCGGCTGCGCCACGCCGGCCCGCATGTTCGTCGGCCAGCGCAAGGACCCGTTCGTGGTGAACCTGGGCGAAACGTTTGACCTGATCAATATCAAGGCGCCCGCCACCGAGTTCGCCGCGAATGCGGAGTCGGCCACCAAGGATGACCTGGCCAAGAAAAACGTCACCGCCATCGAAATGGAAGTGCCGACCTCGTGCCTGACGGCCGGCGCCGACCCCGTCATCGGCGGCTGGACCACGGCCAGCCTGCGCCAGGGCCGTCTGCTCAACCCTGCGCCGGGGACCACCACCACCGCGTCGAAAGAAGGCGGCGCCTGGGTCCAGGTATCGCGCCTGGGCATGCCTTTGGTGAATGAACTGGTGATCGGCCTGAAGGACAAGGACCGTTTCAATGCCAGCAAACCGTCGGGCGATGCGCAGTTTGCCGACTATGTGACCAACCCGACCGCACCGGCCCTGGTCGAAGTGCTGTTCGGTTCGGCCGGCGCCAAGGCGCCCACCAACTTCCCGCGCAATGACCTGGTGGCGACGTTCCTGACCGGCATCAAGGGCGTGAACCAGCCGACCACCGTCACGGCCTCGGAAATGCTGCGCTTGAACACCTCGATCGCGGCCACCGGCGTCGGCGCGCAAAACCGCCTGGGCGTGATCGGCGGCGACAATGCGGGCTTCCCGAACGGCCGCCGTCCTGGCGACGACGTGGTCGACGTGGTGCTGCGCGTGGCGATGGGCAAGCTGTGCACCCTGAATATCGGCTGCGTACCGGCCGATGCACCGGCTGGCGGCCTGCACTTCACGGACGGCGCCTTCCTGGACGAAACATCGTTCACGGCCGGTTTTCCTTACCTGAAAACCCCGATCGCCGGCTCGCCACAACTGTAA
- a CDS encoding tetratricopeptide repeat protein: MRKLFLLFFTLANIAHAAPYIPKDGNAVIEQLPRRADTTQSELRSLRAQLSSRPQDLALATSLAQRYIGLSRSETDPRYLGYAQAALAPWWRQAAPPVPVRLLRATILQSTHHFDEALQDLDAVIAQEPANAQAWLTRATVLTVQGDYEKATASCARLSALATQLVTVTCIANVAGVTGRAAKSEQLLDLTLQRSAGTAPELEHWALSLLAEMAARRGDATLAEARFRQALAQQPRDSYLLGAYSDFLLDQRRAPEVITLLKDQQRIDALLLRQALAMQAVQNQDAPLKAATAELAARFNAAMQRGDTVHQREQARFALFLQRDSAGALLLAQKNWAIQKEAADMRILLEAAVMARDRAAAKPVLDWIAAHKVEDVALQALARKAGAL; the protein is encoded by the coding sequence ATGAGAAAATTGTTCTTGCTGTTTTTTACCCTGGCCAACATCGCGCACGCCGCGCCGTATATTCCCAAGGACGGCAATGCCGTCATCGAACAACTGCCGCGCCGCGCGGACACCACCCAAAGCGAACTGCGCAGCCTGCGCGCGCAGCTAAGCAGCCGGCCCCAGGACTTGGCGCTGGCCACCAGCCTGGCGCAGCGCTATATCGGCCTGTCGCGCAGCGAGACCGATCCGCGCTATCTGGGCTATGCGCAGGCGGCGCTGGCCCCCTGGTGGCGGCAAGCCGCGCCGCCCGTGCCGGTGCGCCTGCTGCGCGCCACCATCCTGCAAAGCACCCACCATTTCGATGAGGCCCTGCAAGACCTCGACGCGGTCATCGCGCAAGAACCGGCGAATGCCCAGGCCTGGCTGACGCGCGCCACCGTGCTGACGGTGCAGGGCGACTACGAAAAAGCCACGGCCAGCTGCGCCCGGCTATCTGCGCTCGCCACGCAACTGGTGACCGTCACCTGCATCGCCAATGTGGCGGGCGTGACGGGCCGCGCCGCGAAAAGCGAGCAACTATTAGATCTCACGCTCCAGCGCAGCGCCGGCACCGCGCCCGAACTGGAACACTGGGCCTTGAGCCTGCTGGCCGAAATGGCCGCGCGCCGTGGCGATGCCACGCTGGCCGAGGCGCGCTTCAGGCAGGCGCTGGCGCAGCAGCCGCGCGACAGCTATCTGCTGGGCGCCTACAGCGACTTTTTACTGGACCAGCGGCGCGCCCCCGAGGTCATCACCTTGTTGAAAGACCAGCAGCGTATCGACGCCCTGCTGCTGCGCCAGGCGCTGGCCATGCAGGCAGTGCAGAACCAGGACGCACCGTTAAAGGCGGCCACCGCCGAGCTGGCGGCCCGCTTCAACGCCGCCATGCAGCGCGGCGACACCGTGCACCAGCGCGAACAGGCGCGTTTTGCCTTGTTCCTGCAGCGCGATAGTGCCGGCGCCCTGCTGCTGGCGCAAAAAAACTGGGCCATCCAGAAGGAGGCGGCCGACATGCGCATCCTGCTGGAAGCGGCCGTGATGGCGCGCGACCGCGCCGCCGCCAAACCGGTGCTCGACTGGATAGCCGCGCACAAGGTGGAAGACGTGGCGCTGCAGGCACTGGCACGGAAAGCGGGTGCCCTGTGA
- a CDS encoding HupE/UreJ family protein, with protein MNARLIVFIVLLCAWCSPAQAHKPSDSYLAITVQGQQITGQWDIALRDLDFAIGLDGNGDGQLTWDEIRARHQAIAAYALQRLHIATTEGACTVQAGEQLIDHHTDGAYSVLRFTAACPGTAAPASLDIGYTLFADLDPQHKGLLKLTHDGETQTAIFDPDSPRQSLSMAAPDRLAQFGAYVKHGIWHIWIGTDHILFLLSLLLPAVLLPGLREQQASLRAAFVDVLKVVTAFTLAHSITLTLASLSLVSLPSRWVESAIAASVVLAALNNLYPLFRGRRPVAAFLFGLIHGFGFASVLRDLGLPQSALVSSLFGFNVGVEIGQLAIVAVFLPLAWWLRKSWFYRQLFTWGSLAIALVAAVWLVERIADIKLISA; from the coding sequence GTGAACGCCCGCTTGATTGTCTTCATCGTTCTGCTGTGCGCCTGGTGTTCCCCGGCGCAGGCGCACAAGCCCAGCGACAGTTATCTGGCCATTACCGTGCAGGGCCAGCAAATCACCGGCCAATGGGATATCGCCCTGCGCGACCTCGATTTCGCCATCGGCCTCGATGGCAATGGCGACGGCCAGCTGACCTGGGACGAGATCCGCGCGCGCCACCAGGCGATTGCAGCGTATGCACTGCAGCGCCTGCATATCGCCACCACCGAGGGAGCGTGCACCGTGCAGGCGGGCGAACAGCTGATCGACCATCACACGGACGGCGCCTACAGCGTGCTGCGTTTTACGGCCGCCTGCCCCGGCACCGCCGCGCCCGCCAGCCTGGATATCGGCTACACCCTGTTCGCCGACCTCGACCCGCAGCACAAGGGCCTGCTGAAGCTGACGCACGATGGCGAGACGCAGACGGCGATTTTCGACCCCGACAGCCCGCGCCAGAGCTTGTCGATGGCCGCGCCGGACCGGCTGGCGCAGTTCGGCGCGTACGTGAAGCATGGGATCTGGCATATCTGGATCGGTACCGACCATATTTTGTTCTTATTGTCGTTGCTGCTGCCGGCCGTGTTGTTGCCGGGACTGCGCGAGCAGCAGGCCAGCTTGCGCGCCGCCTTTGTCGACGTGCTCAAAGTCGTCACCGCCTTTACGCTGGCCCACTCCATTACCCTCACCCTGGCCAGCCTGTCGCTGGTTTCCTTGCCCTCGCGCTGGGTCGAGTCGGCGATTGCCGCCTCGGTGGTGCTGGCCGCGCTGAACAATCTTTATCCGCTGTTTCGCGGCAGGCGGCCGGTGGCGGCGTTCTTGTTCGGCCTGATCCACGGTTTCGGCTTTGCCAGCGTGCTGCGCGACCTGGGCTTGCCGCAATCGGCCCTGGTCAGCAGCCTGTTCGGCTTCAACGTGGGCGTCGAGATCGGCCAGTTGGCCATCGTCGCCGTGTTCCTGCCGCTGGCCTGGTGGCTGCGCAAGAGCTGGTTTTACCGCCAGTTGTTCACCTGGGGCTCGCTGGCGATTGCGCTGGTGGCGGCCGTCTGGCTGGTGGAGAGAATTGCCGATATTAAACTGATCAGCGCCTGA
- a CDS encoding aldo/keto reductase — translation MQHVTLNNGIIMPVLGFGVFQIPDPQECERSVIDAVNSGYRLIDTAASYMNEAAVGKGLRNSGIARQELFITSKLWVQDTGYVNTQNAIEQSLQRLQLDYLDLFLIHQPFGDVHGSWRAMQDAYRAGKLRAIGVSNFHTDRLMDLIAFNEIAPAVNQIEVNPYHQQAGSMAFMQEHGVQAQAWAPFAEGRNNLFQNEVLLTIAAKHGKSVGQVVLRYLLLRGIAVLAKTVRPERMAENLAVFDFSLDEADMAAIATLETGASSFFSHRDPAIVKWMSERKLDI, via the coding sequence ATGCAGCATGTCACCTTGAATAACGGAATCATCATGCCCGTGCTGGGCTTTGGCGTATTCCAGATTCCCGATCCGCAGGAATGCGAGCGCAGCGTGATCGACGCCGTCAACAGCGGCTACCGCCTGATCGACACGGCGGCGTCGTACATGAACGAGGCGGCCGTCGGCAAGGGACTGCGCAACAGCGGCATCGCGCGCCAGGAATTGTTTATCACCAGCAAGCTGTGGGTGCAGGACACGGGCTATGTGAACACCCAGAACGCCATCGAACAGTCCTTGCAACGTTTGCAGCTGGACTACCTGGACCTGTTCTTGATACACCAGCCGTTCGGCGACGTGCACGGTTCGTGGCGCGCGATGCAGGATGCGTACCGGGCCGGCAAGCTGCGCGCCATCGGCGTAAGCAACTTTCACACCGACCGCCTGATGGACCTGATCGCCTTCAACGAGATCGCCCCGGCCGTCAACCAGATCGAAGTCAACCCCTACCACCAGCAGGCCGGCAGCATGGCCTTCATGCAGGAGCACGGCGTGCAGGCCCAGGCCTGGGCGCCATTCGCGGAAGGCCGCAACAATCTGTTCCAGAATGAGGTACTGCTGACGATTGCCGCCAAACATGGCAAATCCGTGGGCCAGGTGGTGCTGCGCTACCTGCTACTGCGCGGCATCGCCGTACTGGCCAAGACCGTGCGCCCGGAACGCATGGCCGAAAACCTGGCCGTGTTCGACTTCAGCCTCGACGAAGCGGACATGGCCGCCATCGCCACCCTGGAAACCGGCGCCAGCAGCTTTTTCTCGCACCGCGACCCGGCCATCGTCAAGTGGATGAGCGAACGCAAGCTCGATATCTGA